One window of Papaver somniferum cultivar HN1 chromosome 9, ASM357369v1, whole genome shotgun sequence genomic DNA carries:
- the LOC113309980 gene encoding uncharacterized protein LOC113309980: MEVTIGGTCMYWSQHLPSQSPSSSSSSSHTSFASAISSTSSTHRRNRKPPAACRIVHSPQSSSFSRRTSTNKLSRTQSFETQKPRGSNLRRSVSNSDEFFDDGFTREIQELALKLNIVGDNEDAKLGRDNSSDSRDIKGESSCYTTYNSFDEELAKMGETINNLVQNSRPFPPVSMNCVDSTSLIGIGPNPIGWAGGLNYMSLANIEMKASSVDIPLSLRILRRKNQWKKGFREAGESACCSMKKAFSSMVFILRELHSYTLQMRELLYYEDLQGILARVHKEMHASFVWLFQQIFSHTPTLMVSVMILMANFTVHSMSQNAAIAAYPSLESYSAITEMVSTVIEDQNQPQDQHQQDESALDTSSSGKTTFLGGNKGGGGNVRSVTGSGTDGGDGGFHGFSSITHHNIAPDEISKMTSLGNPSTSSTDQEADWLESDINQEGLREDEVTLWSSVVKEASQMQEQSRDSILDHETMRSFVSPVKVEIDSDLTNDKLFKTELIYQQALLQEPHNALLLANYAKFLHLVVHNHDRAEEYFKRAADIEPVDAELLSHYATFLWTVKKDIGAAEERYLEAIEADPGNMFHASSYANFLWNTGGEDTCFPLGSLNENED; the protein is encoded by the exons ATGGAAGTAACGATTGGTGGAACATGTATGTATTGGTCGCAACATTTACCATCACAATCTCCGTCTTCTTCTAGTTCTTCTTCTCATACATCATTTGCTTCCGCGATTTCATCTACTTCTTCGACGCATAGGAGGAATCGGAAACCTCCGGCAGCTTGTCGAATTGTTCATAGTCCTCAATCTTCTTCCTTCTCACGGAGAACATCTACTAATAAGCTTTCGAGAACTCAATCGTTCGAGACTCAGAAACCGAGAGGCAGCAATCTTAGAAGATCTGTTAGTAATTCGGATGAATTCTTTGATGATGGATTTACTAGAGAGATTCAAGAATTGGCTCTTAAATTGAATATAGTGGGTGATAATGAAGATGCAAAGTTGGGCAGAGACAATTCTTCGGATTCCAGAGATATCAAAGGTGAAAGCAGTTGTTACACTACTTATAATAGCTTTGATGAAGAACTTGCAAAGATGGGTGAGACTATTAATAATCTTGTTCAGAATAGCAGGCCATTTCCACCTGTGAGTATGAATTGTGTGGATTCTACTTCGTTAATTGGAATTGGCCCTAATCCAATCGGTTGGGCAGGAGGTTTAAACTATATGAGTCTTGCCAACATTGAGATGAAGGCGAGCAGTGTTGATATTCCTTTGTCTCTTAGGATTTTAAGGAGAAAGAATCAATGGAAAAAAGGCTTTAGAGAAGCTGGGGAGTCGGCTTGTTGCTCTATGAAGAAAGCATTCTCTTCGATGGTGTTTATACTTCGAGAACTTCATAGTTACACATTACAGATGAGAGAGTTGTTATACTATGAGGATCTTCAAGGCATTCTAGCTCGAGTGCATAAGGAAATGCATGCGTCATTTGTTTGGTTGTTTCAACAGATCTTTTCGCACACACCAACCCTCATGGTTTCTGTTATGATCCTTATGGCAAATTTTACAGTACATTCAATGTCACAAAATGCAGCAATTGCAGCTTATCCTAGTTTGGAGTCTTACTCAGCAATCACAGAGATGGTATCCACTGTAATAGAAGATCAAAATCAGCCTCAGGATCAGCATCAGCAGGACGAGTCAGCATTAGATACGTCTTCAAGTGGGAAGACTACTTTTCTTGGAGGAAAtaaaggtggtggtggtaatgttaGATCAGTTACAGGTAGTGGGACCGATGGTGGTGATGGGGGATTCCATGGGTTCTCATCAATTACTCACCACAACATTGCTCCTGATGAGATTTCAAAGATGACGTCTCTTGGGAATCCGTCGACTTCATCAACAGATCAAGAGGCAGATTGGTTGGAATCAGATATAAATCAAGAAGGGTTGAGAGAGGATGAGGTGACGCTGTGGAGTTCAGTAGTTAAAGAAGCTTCTCAAATGCAAGAGCAGTCTAGGGATTCTATTCTTGATCACGAGACTATGCGAAGTTTTGTGTCGCCAGTGAAGGTTGAAATCGATTCCGATTTAACCAACGACAAGTTATTCAAAACAGAGCTTATTTACCAGCAAGCTCTTTTACAAGAGCCTCACAATGCCCTTCTCCTTGCAAATTATGCTAAATTCCTGCACCTCGTCGTCCATAACCATGACAG AGCCGAGGAGTATTTCAAGAGAGCAGCGGATATAGAGCCAGTAGATGCAGAATTGTTAAGTCATTATGCGACTTTCTTGTGGacagtaaagaaggatattgggGCAGCCGAGGAAAGATATTTGGAGGCAATTGAGGCAGACCCGGGCAATATGTTCCATGCAAGTTCCTACGCTAATTTTTTGTGGAATACAGGTGGTGAGGACACTTGCTTCCCCCTCGGATCTCTCAACGAAAATGAAGATTGA